In a single window of the Microbacterium sp. SL75 genome:
- a CDS encoding DeoR/GlpR family DNA-binding transcription regulator encodes MKDVRDREILQHLRSARAATVAELAEATGSSIATIRRDLQRLDDAGLLRRTHGGAVMSEGDAPFATVEPVNREGKERIARAAAATIRDGQAVILDVGTTTLQLARLLRGRAVTVITNNLAIYDVLRDERETHLVMLPGDYDPVYRSVAGHLTTESLRLIRADHAFLGVSGMSPEGDLRDTTLAQVPIKQAMLAACDAATVLADHSKFPGSGAGRIALPLALRRLITDAPLEGPIVESLGRRNVEIVTA; translated from the coding sequence ATGAAAGACGTCAGAGATCGCGAGATCCTCCAGCACCTTCGTTCCGCCCGAGCGGCCACGGTCGCGGAGCTCGCCGAGGCCACCGGCTCGAGCATCGCCACGATCCGCCGCGATCTGCAGCGCCTCGACGACGCGGGGCTCCTCCGGCGCACCCACGGCGGTGCGGTGATGAGCGAGGGCGACGCCCCGTTCGCGACCGTCGAGCCCGTCAACCGCGAGGGCAAAGAGCGCATCGCGCGGGCTGCGGCCGCGACCATCCGTGACGGTCAGGCCGTCATCCTCGACGTCGGAACGACGACGCTGCAGCTCGCCCGTCTCTTGCGCGGCCGCGCGGTCACCGTCATCACGAACAACCTGGCGATCTACGACGTGCTGCGCGACGAACGCGAAACGCACCTCGTGATGCTCCCGGGCGATTACGATCCGGTCTACCGCAGCGTCGCCGGCCACCTCACGACCGAGTCGCTGCGTCTGATCCGTGCCGACCACGCGTTCCTCGGCGTCAGCGGTATGTCTCCCGAGGGCGACCTGCGCGACACCACGCTCGCCCAGGTCCCGATCAAGCAGGCCATGCTCGCCGCGTGCGACGCGGCGACCGTCCTCGCCGACCACAGCAAGTTCCCCGGCAGCGGCGCCGGGCGTATCGCCCTGCCCCTCGCCCTGCGGCGGCTCATCACCGATGCGCCGCTCGAGGGCCCGATCGTCGAGTCCCTGGGCCGACGGAATGTCGAGATTGTGACCGCATGA